Proteins from a genomic interval of Schaalia odontolytica:
- a CDS encoding WhiB family transcriptional regulator, whose protein sequence is MDWRSKAACLTVDPELFFPIGNTGPAVTQAAQAKAVCRECTVKGICLQWAIENNQDSGVWGGMSEEERRALKRRAARARRAAR, encoded by the coding sequence ATGGACTGGCGCAGCAAGGCTGCATGCCTGACGGTGGACCCCGAACTCTTCTTCCCCATCGGGAACACGGGCCCCGCCGTCACCCAGGCCGCCCAGGCGAAGGCCGTATGCCGCGAGTGCACCGTGAAGGGAATCTGCCTGCAGTGGGCTATCGAGAACAACCAGGACTCGGGGGTCTGGGGCGGGATGAGCGAAGAGGAGCGTCGTGCCCTCAAGCGCCGCGCCGCCCGCGCGCGCCGCGCCGCCCGCTAG
- a CDS encoding sensor histidine kinase, producing MRSLMQLAEEASSTPLSEKDIDWLHLLLADWQVLADLAAADLVLWLPADDGRFIAAAHCRPATSTTVHVDDIIGLHLPAAREIELRRAIQTGQVVRSPSARWAGTYSMMETCVPVCHEGRIIAVVTREANLSSPRLSLGFEGWTVAAADTLCQMMARGEYPYDSTPQVTSHGVPRVLDGALLIDAEGRVQQATPNAVSCLRRLGIRSHVTGKVLAQEITEVIGDESLIEESMAVVVMGRASWRVEITARASTITMRALPLVNGRKRLGAVILTRDVSEVHRHEQELMTKDATIREIHHRVKNNLQTVSALLRLQSRRSSEEPVKVALAEAERRVQAIATVHAALSQNVDESVDFDEVARTIVRMAGAIASTDHGVDVVTKGRFGTISADQAQALATVLNELVANSVEHGLADRDGRIEVCAQRDGLVMTVTVADDGVGFVPGTPMSGLGTQIVHQMVRGELRGSIEWAPREWGGTLVTLVTNLDPA from the coding sequence ATGCGTAGTCTCATGCAGTTAGCTGAAGAAGCATCTTCGACACCGCTGTCGGAGAAGGACATCGATTGGCTGCACCTTCTTCTTGCCGACTGGCAGGTGCTGGCAGACCTGGCGGCCGCCGACCTCGTCCTGTGGCTGCCAGCCGACGACGGCCGCTTCATCGCAGCCGCCCACTGCCGCCCCGCCACGTCGACAACCGTCCACGTCGACGACATCATCGGCCTGCACCTGCCGGCGGCTCGCGAAATCGAATTGCGGCGCGCCATCCAGACCGGGCAGGTCGTTCGATCTCCCTCCGCGCGCTGGGCGGGAACCTACTCGATGATGGAAACCTGCGTGCCCGTGTGCCACGAGGGGCGCATCATCGCGGTGGTCACGCGCGAAGCGAACCTGTCCAGCCCGCGCCTGTCCCTCGGCTTCGAAGGGTGGACCGTGGCGGCCGCCGACACCCTGTGTCAGATGATGGCGCGCGGCGAGTACCCCTACGACTCGACGCCGCAGGTGACCTCCCACGGAGTGCCGCGAGTCCTGGACGGCGCCCTCCTGATCGATGCCGAGGGGCGGGTCCAGCAGGCCACCCCCAACGCCGTGTCCTGCCTGCGCCGACTCGGAATCCGCTCGCACGTGACCGGGAAGGTGCTCGCCCAGGAGATCACCGAGGTGATCGGGGACGAGTCCCTCATCGAGGAATCGATGGCCGTCGTCGTCATGGGCCGGGCATCCTGGCGAGTGGAGATCACCGCGCGGGCCTCAACCATCACCATGAGGGCCCTTCCCCTCGTCAATGGACGCAAGCGCCTGGGCGCCGTCATTCTGACGCGCGACGTGTCCGAGGTGCACCGTCACGAGCAGGAGCTCATGACGAAGGACGCGACGATCCGCGAGATTCACCACCGCGTCAAGAACAACCTGCAGACCGTCTCGGCGCTGCTGCGCCTGCAGTCGCGCCGCTCCTCAGAGGAGCCCGTGAAGGTCGCTCTGGCTGAGGCCGAACGTCGCGTGCAGGCGATCGCCACCGTGCACGCGGCTCTGTCGCAAAACGTTGACGAATCCGTCGACTTCGACGAGGTGGCGCGCACGATCGTGCGCATGGCGGGCGCCATCGCATCCACGGATCACGGGGTTGACGTCGTCACGAAGGGGCGCTTCGGTACGATCTCGGCGGATCAGGCGCAGGCCCTGGCCACGGTCCTCAACGAGTTGGTCGCCAACTCGGTCGAGCACGGACTGGCGGATCGCGACGGGCGCATCGAGGTGTGCGCCCAGCGCGACGGACTCGTCATGACGGTGACGGTCGCCGACGACGGCGTGGGCTTCGTCCCGGGAACCCCGATGAGTGGCCTGGGCACGCAGATCGTTCACCAGATGGTGCGCGGGGAGCTGCGCGGCTCCATCGAGTGGGCTCCCCGGGAATGGGGAGGGACCCTCGTCACCCTCGTGACGAACTTGGATCCGGCGTAG
- a CDS encoding DUF2505 domain-containing protein → MEFTQSISYPASADEVVAMYLAPAYLERRFGAFLVEGSARIRVEGQRITLDGECRPELIPAAAARFVASPLRVTFTEEWASDEARARSRSSVTVDGAPVSVEATSTLAASEGGCTREVVGSVSVRVPLLGARIEREAVARLGGVANREEELAAAWLEEHR, encoded by the coding sequence GTGGAGTTTACGCAGTCGATTTCCTACCCCGCGTCGGCCGACGAGGTCGTCGCCATGTATCTGGCGCCCGCCTACCTGGAGCGGCGTTTCGGCGCCTTCCTGGTGGAGGGCAGCGCGCGGATACGCGTGGAGGGCCAGCGCATCACGCTTGACGGCGAGTGTCGGCCCGAGCTGATCCCGGCGGCCGCCGCCCGCTTCGTCGCCTCGCCCCTGCGCGTGACCTTCACGGAGGAATGGGCCAGCGACGAGGCCAGGGCGCGCTCGCGCTCGTCGGTGACCGTCGATGGCGCACCGGTGTCTGTGGAGGCCACCTCAACCCTGGCCGCCTCGGAGGGGGGATGCACACGCGAGGTCGTGGGATCGGTGTCCGTGCGCGTGCCGCTGCTGGGGGCACGCATTGAGCGCGAGGCCGTTGCTCGCCTGGGCGGTGTTGCAAACCGGGAGGAGGAGCTGGCCGCCGCCTGGCTGGAGGAGCACCGCTAG
- a CDS encoding OsmC family protein → MSDTPKSLYMQRTGVRQYVARNQDGAEIRVGHGPGMFSPGDLLKLAIAGCNAMSSDARLAARLGDDFSQFVGVSASYDEDNDRFTHVDVELVQDMSALSEDEVADLLRRAEAAIARNCTIEHSVVDQALPASHTWTNEQVD, encoded by the coding sequence ATGAGTGATACCCCCAAGTCCCTGTACATGCAGCGAACGGGCGTGCGTCAGTACGTCGCCCGCAACCAGGACGGCGCCGAGATCCGCGTCGGGCACGGACCCGGCATGTTCTCCCCCGGCGACCTGCTCAAGCTCGCGATCGCGGGCTGCAACGCCATGAGTTCAGACGCGCGCCTGGCCGCCCGCCTGGGCGATGATTTCTCGCAGTTCGTCGGAGTTTCCGCCTCCTACGATGAGGACAACGATCGCTTCACGCACGTGGACGTTGAGCTGGTTCAGGACATGTCCGCGCTGAGCGAGGACGAGGTCGCTGACCTGCTACGACGCGCAGAGGCCGCCATCGCGCGCAACTGCACGATCGAGCACTCGGTTGTCGACCAGGCCCTGCCGGCCTCGCACACCTGGACCAACGAACAGGTCGACTGA